In Styela clava chromosome 14, kaStyClav1.hap1.2, whole genome shotgun sequence, the following are encoded in one genomic region:
- the LOC120340892 gene encoding phosphoglycerate mutase 2-like: MASYKIVMVRHGESEWNKENKFCGWFDADLSEKGVAEANAAGEALKKEGLSFDLAYTSVLKRAEETLDMALKKLGQTDIPIKHTWRLNERHYGGLTGLNKAETAEKHGEEQVKIWRRSFATPPPPMDTSHPYYSIIAEDKRYKDVPNGEMPMCESLELTIKRTLPFWNNEIVPQIKAGKKIIISAHGNSLRGIVKHLDNMSDEEIMALNLPTGIPFIYELDENMKPIVSMQFLGDEETVKKAMESVAAQGQSKK; this comes from the coding sequence ATGGCTTCTTACAAGATTGTTATGGTAAGACATGGAGAAAGTGAatggaataaagaaaataaattttgtggaTGGTTTGATGCTGATTTAAGTGAGAAAGGAGTAGCAGAGGCCAATGCTGCTGGAGAAGCACTCAAAAAGGAAGGATTATCTTTTGACCTAGCATATACATCAGTCTTAAAAAGGGCTGAAGAAACTCTCGATATGGCTCTGAAAAAACTAGGACAAACCGATATTCCGATCAAACACACATGGAGATTAAATGAACGTCACTATGGAGGACTAACTGGATTGAATAAAGCTGAAACGGCTGAAAAGCATGGAGAAGAACAAGTTAAAATATGGCGACGAAGTTTTGCTACTCCTCCACCTCCGATGGACACAAGCCACCCCTACTACAGCATAATTGCGGAGGATAAAAGATACAAGGATGTACCAAATGGAGAAATGCCTATGTGTGAAAGTTTAGAATTAACAATAAAGAGAACCCTACCTTTCtggaataatgaaatagttCCACAGATCAAAGCTGGAAAGAAAATCATTATTTCTGCCCATGGAAACAGTCTGAGAGGAATCGTGAAGCACTTGGACAACATGTCAGATGAGGAAATAATGGCATTGAACCTTCCTACTGGAATTCCATTCATTTATGAGCTTGATGAGAACATGAAACCCATCGTTTCAATGCAATTTCTAGGTGACGAAGAGACTGTGAAAAAAGCTATGGAATCAGTTGCAGCACAAGGACaatctaaaaaataa